TCGCGAGAGCACGTGCCAAATGTCATGCAGGACCGCGCCCGTGCGGGAGGTGATCAGGGCCACGCGGGTGGGGTACGGGGGAATGTCCTTCTTGCGCGAAGGCTCGAACAATCCCTCGGCGGTCAATTTCCGCTTGAGTTCTTCCAGGCGCTGGTTCAAGTCGCCCAAACCGGCGGGCTTGAGCAGATTGGCGATCAGCTGGTAGGCGCCGCGCGGCTCGTACACAGAAATGCGCCCCGCCACCACCACACGCTGGCCGTCGCGGGGCATGGCGGGAAGACGCTGCACCTGCGGACGCCACATGGCGCAGGCGATGGTGGCGCCTTCGTCCTTGAGCGTGAAGTACAGGTGCCCGCTGGAATGGTGCTTGACGCCGGAAAGCTCGCCTTCCACCAGCACCGCGTCGAACCCCTCTTCGAGGGTCGAGCGGATGGCCCGTGTGAGCTCCGTGACAGAAACTGCTGTCAGGAGAGGCGCTCCGCGGCGTCCACGGTGTTGGACATCAGGATGGCGCGGGTCATCAGGCCCACGCAGCCGGGAACCGGCGTGATGGCGGATGCCACCTCTTGGGCGCTGGAGAATTCGACATCCCCCACCACCTTGTAGCCCTTGGGAATCGAAGCGTCTTCCACGCGGTTGATGCCCACGTCGATCACCACCGCGCCCGGCTTGAGCCAGGAGCCCTTGACAAATTCGGCTTTCCCGATGGCGGCCACCACGATGTCCGCTTCGCGGACCACCGAGGCCAGATCCGCCGTGCGCGAGTGGGCCACCGTGAGGGTGGCGTCGCCCAAGGCGCCCTTGTGGATCAGGAGGTTAGCCATGGGGCGGCCCACGATGTCGGAGCGGCCGATCACCACGGCGCGCTTGCCGGCGGTGGAGATGCCGTAGTGCTTGAGGACCTGGATCACACCCCAAGGCGTGCAGGAGCGGTGGCCGGGGCGATCCAGGCACAGCAGTCCCACGTTCTGGGGATGGAAGCCGTCCACGTCCTTGGTCGGGTCGATGCAGTCCACCACGCGCGATTCATCCAGGCCCTTGGGCAATGGGGATTGCACCAGGATGCCGTGGACCTTCGGGTCTGCCGACAATTTCCGTACGTGGGCTTCCAGATCGGCCTGGCTCATGGTGGCGGGGAAGCGGTAGGTATGGGATTCAATTCCCAGTTCCTTGGCGTCCTTGTCCTTGGCGTTCACGTAGATGTGGCTGGATGGGTCGTCGCCCACCAGGGTCACCGTCAGGCAGGGCGTGATGCCGCGCTCTTTGAGGGCCTGGATGCGGGCAAGGAGCCCCGCGCGCAACGCATCAACCACCGGTTTGCCTGCCAACAACTGCATGTTCAATCCTCCGAAAGCCGTTGAACCAGCCCTTGGAGCCGGTCTTTGAGAGCTTGGAGTTCCGCGCGCACGGATTCCAGCTCTTCCAATGTTTCCACGTTTTCGCCCGCCACCAGAAGGCCCGCCAGCACGGCGGCGCGGAAACGATCCGTCTCACCCATCTGGGCGCGGGCGCGTTGGAAACGGTCGTCCACCAGGC
This DNA window, taken from Fibrobacterota bacterium, encodes the following:
- a CDS encoding bifunctional 5,10-methylenetetrahydrofolate dehydrogenase/5,10-methenyltetrahydrofolate cyclohydrolase, translated to MQLLAGKPVVDALRAGLLARIQALKERGITPCLTVTLVGDDPSSHIYVNAKDKDAKELGIESHTYRFPATMSQADLEAHVRKLSADPKVHGILVQSPLPKGLDESRVVDCIDPTKDVDGFHPQNVGLLCLDRPGHRSCTPWGVIQVLKHYGISTAGKRAVVIGRSDIVGRPMANLLIHKGALGDATLTVAHSRTADLASVVREADIVVAAIGKAEFVKGSWLKPGAVVIDVGINRVEDASIPKGYKVVGDVEFSSAQEVASAITPVPGCVGLMTRAILMSNTVDAAERLS
- a CDS encoding cell division protein ZapA, producing the protein MDAREPKLDHSRRVSICGETFGIRSDAPPETIERVARLVDDRFQRARAQMGETDRFRAAVLAGLLVAGENVETLEELESVRAELQALKDRLQGLVQRLSED